One window of Bos javanicus breed banteng chromosome 1, ARS-OSU_banteng_1.0, whole genome shotgun sequence genomic DNA carries:
- the OLIG2 gene encoding oligodendrocyte transcription factor 2, with protein MDSDASLVSSRPSSPEPDDLFLPARSKGSGGGGFTGGTVSSSTPSDCPPDLSAELRGAMGAAGAHPGGGGGGGFKSSSSSTSSSTSSAAASSTKKDKKQMTEPELQQLRLKINSRERKRMHDLNIAMDGLREVMPYAHGPSVRKLSKIATLLLARNYILMLTNSLEEMKRLVSEIYGGHHAGFHPSACGGLAHSAPLPAATAHPAAAAHAAHHPAVHHPILPPAAAAAAAAAAAAAVSSASLPGSGLSSVGSIRPPHGLLKSPAAAAAAAPLAGGGGSGGGTGGFQHWGGMPCPCSMCQVPPPHHHVSAMGAGSLPRLTSDAK; from the coding sequence ATGGACTCGGACGCCAGCCTGGTGTCTAGCCGGCCGTCGTCGCCGGAGCCCGATGACCTTTTCCTGCCGGCCCGGAGCAAGGGCAGCGGGGGCGGCGGCTTCACGGGAGGCACCGTGTCGTCGTCCACGCCGAGCGACTGCCCGCCGGATCTGAGCGCCGAGCTGCGCGGTGCCATGGGCGCGGCGGGCGCGCACccggggggcggcggcggcggcggcttcAAGTCATCCTCGTCCAGCACCTCTTCGTCCACGTCGTCGGCGGCCGCGTCGTCCACCAAGAAGGATAAGAAACAGATGACGGAGCCCGAACTGCAGCAGCTGCGCCTCAAGATCAACAGCCGCGAGCGCAAGCGGATGCACGACCTCAACATCGCCATGGACGGGCTGCGCGAGGTCATGCCGTACGCGCACGGCCCGTCGGTGCGCAAGCTCTCCAAGATCGCCACATTGCTGCTGGCGCGCAACTACATCCTCATGCTCACCAACTCGCTGGAGGAGATGAAGCGACTGGTGAGCGAGATCTACGGAGGCCACCACGCCGGCTTCCACCCGTCGGCCTGCGGCGGCCTGGCGCACTCTGCGCCCCTGCCTGCCGCCACGGCTCATCCGGCGGCCGCGGCGCACGCGGCGCACCACCCGGCCGTGCACCATCCCATCCTGCctccggccgccgccgccgccgccgccgccgcggcggCCGCCGCGGTGTCCAGCGCCTCCCTGCCCGGCTCCGGGTTGTCGTCGGTCGGCTCCATTCGGCCCCCTCACGGCCTGCTCAAGtctccggcggcggcggcggcggcggccccgcTTGCGGGCGGGGGCGGCAGCGGCGGGGGCACTGGCGGCTTCCAGCACTGGGGCGGCatgccctgcccctgcagcaTGTGCCAGGTGCCTCCGCCGCACCACCACGTGTCGGCCATGGGCGCCGGCAGCCTGCCGCGCCTCACCTCGGACGCCAAGTGA